A window from Blastocatellia bacterium encodes these proteins:
- a CDS encoding mitochondrial K+-H+ exchange-related family protein: protein MVRVQIEVEVHGRRCRFRLPARPLEKLQPADIEPRHRFLRKLESVYENSMQALEHADRGLLLYLKKLIRYLESHISPDESLMKQLRKADLVEIRHPPQAQEKWVRRMFRRFINKQVRYHRQWLVINLLVLPLTGAMVVIPGPNVFFGWNAFRLISHYLACEGGKRVQSGQCEIQVKPQSVLGDPHVI from the coding sequence ATGGTTCGGGTACAAATTGAGGTAGAGGTACACGGGCGACGCTGCCGATTTCGGCTGCCTGCGCGGCCGCTGGAGAAACTTCAACCTGCTGATATTGAACCCAGGCACCGGTTTTTGCGAAAACTTGAATCGGTTTATGAAAACTCGATGCAGGCTCTGGAGCATGCTGATCGCGGCCTGCTGCTTTACCTCAAGAAACTAATCCGGTATTTGGAATCGCATATTAGCCCAGATGAGTCGCTGATGAAACAGTTGCGAAAGGCTGATCTGGTGGAGATCAGACATCCACCACAGGCCCAGGAGAAATGGGTACGTCGCATGTTTCGACGGTTTATCAATAAACAGGTGCGTTATCACCGACAGTGGTTAGTGATCAACTTACTGGTTTTACCGTTGACCGGCGCGATGGTGGTTATTCCAGGGCCGAATGTGTTTTTTGGTTGGAATGCCTTTCGCTTGATCTCGCACTACCTTGCTTGCGAAGGCGGCAAGCGAGTGCAGTCCGGTCAGTGCGAGATTCAGGTGAAACCGCAGTCCGTCTTGGGCGATCCGCACGTGATATGA
- a CDS encoding ABC transporter ATP-binding protein/permease, translating into MSVSPALKRLLTYHRRHRRALILGLICIFVGNAIGITAPMVVRDAVNELTLKVTARTLLMYALLVVGIKLVQGVFLFFQRWILVGMSRDIEYELRNDLFAHWLTLDMQFYHEHRTGDLMARATNDLNAVRMMAGPAVLYGLQTLSIFVLALPLMIRINGLLTVLALISLPLVFVATKYFGQRIHERFEKIQEFFSMMSAKAQENLSGVRVVRAFVQEEHEIKQFRQLNAEYVRRNMSLIKLSGMFYPLLQALIGLGFVSVLWYGGHLTLNGAITVGEFIEFNLYMGQLIWPMIALGFVVNLVQRGMASMERLDQIFNRLPLIQDAPDAIDVPLEGKVEFRNLTFSYNGREPVLKNINLTIEPGETVAIVGRTGSGKTTLLDLVTRLVDPPPGQLFIDEIDSRQLKLERLRASIGVVPQEPFLFGLTLKDNIAFGAPGALMEEIERAAVIAGLDGDIADFPNGYDTLVGERGITLSGGQKQRTAIARAVIRRPELLILDDALSSVDTQTEERILHHLRDVMRDRTCIIVSHRLSAVKDADKIIVLDHGRIVERGTHDELLARGGLYADLYEKQMLEEELAASD; encoded by the coding sequence ATGAGTGTCAGTCCTGCGTTGAAGCGATTGTTAACCTACCATCGTCGTCACCGACGAGCCTTGATTCTTGGCCTGATCTGTATCTTCGTTGGCAACGCGATTGGGATCACGGCGCCGATGGTTGTGCGTGACGCCGTCAATGAATTAACGTTGAAAGTTACCGCACGAACGTTATTGATGTATGCGTTGTTGGTGGTCGGCATCAAGCTCGTGCAAGGCGTGTTCTTGTTTTTCCAGCGATGGATACTCGTCGGCATGTCGCGCGATATTGAGTATGAGCTGCGGAACGATCTGTTCGCTCATTGGCTCACGCTCGATATGCAGTTTTACCACGAGCACCGAACGGGCGATCTGATGGCGCGCGCCACAAATGATCTGAATGCAGTGCGGATGATGGCTGGGCCAGCCGTGTTGTACGGGCTGCAAACGTTGAGCATTTTCGTGCTCGCGTTGCCGTTGATGATTCGGATCAACGGGCTGCTTACGGTGCTGGCGCTCATCTCGTTACCGTTGGTGTTCGTGGCCACCAAGTATTTTGGTCAGCGGATTCATGAACGGTTTGAGAAAATCCAGGAATTCTTTTCGATGATGAGCGCCAAGGCGCAAGAGAATCTCTCCGGCGTGCGGGTAGTGCGCGCATTCGTGCAGGAAGAGCATGAGATCAAACAATTCCGACAACTCAACGCAGAGTACGTTCGGCGCAACATGTCACTGATTAAGTTGAGTGGCATGTTCTATCCATTGTTACAGGCTCTGATCGGATTAGGATTCGTCAGTGTGTTGTGGTACGGTGGACATTTGACGTTGAACGGCGCGATCACAGTCGGCGAGTTTATTGAATTCAATCTCTACATGGGACAGTTGATCTGGCCGATGATCGCGTTGGGATTTGTTGTGAATTTGGTGCAGCGGGGCATGGCCAGCATGGAGCGTCTGGATCAGATTTTCAATCGCCTGCCGCTCATTCAAGATGCGCCGGATGCTATTGACGTTCCGTTGGAGGGCAAGGTCGAATTCCGCAATTTGACATTTAGCTACAACGGCCGCGAGCCTGTGTTGAAGAACATCAACCTGACAATTGAGCCAGGGGAGACGGTGGCGATCGTCGGTCGAACCGGTTCAGGCAAAACGACGCTGCTGGACTTGGTCACGCGCTTGGTAGACCCGCCGCCGGGGCAACTGTTTATTGATGAGATAGACAGCCGCCAATTGAAGTTGGAACGCCTTCGCGCCTCAATCGGTGTTGTGCCGCAGGAGCCGTTCCTGTTTGGGTTGACGTTGAAAGACAACATTGCATTTGGCGCTCCGGGCGCGCTCATGGAGGAGATCGAGCGAGCCGCTGTGATTGCCGGGCTTGACGGCGACATCGCCGATTTTCCCAACGGTTATGATACCCTCGTTGGCGAGCGTGGCATCACATTATCCGGTGGACAAAAGCAACGCACGGCCATTGCGCGCGCCGTGATTCGCCGTCCAGAGCTGTTGATCTTGGACGATGCGTTGTCCTCTGTTGACACGCAAACGGAGGAGCGCATCTTGCATCACCTGCGCGATGTCATGCGAGATCGCACTTGCATAATTGTGTCGCACCGTCTTTCAGCGGTCAAAGATGCCGACAAGATCATTGTGCTGGATCACGGCCGCATCGTTGAGCGGGGCACACACGATGAGCTATTGGCGCGCGGCGGACTCTACGCTGATCTCTACGAAAAGCAAATGTTGGAAGAAGAGCTGGCGGCCAGCGATTGA